In one window of Branchiostoma floridae strain S238N-H82 chromosome 14, Bfl_VNyyK, whole genome shotgun sequence DNA:
- the LOC118430739 gene encoding glutamate receptor ionotropic, kainate 2-like isoform X2 — protein sequence MAGFWWLFVLIVVSTYTANLTAFLTVKRLKHPVTSLDDLASQTKVKYGIVNHGSLYDFFKSQIGTSSTYERLWHGMTAKPDDSFVSTLEEGMKRAKKGGYAFIVDGTYFVYEAMKDPDCALTMVGAPFLFGGYGIATRNGSHWAKKLSVGILQLREMGRINALKDRWWPAAGCSLDGSESSMEASGLTLQDFQGVFYLLFSGLVIGLMVAVAEISWHRNHRIKKSPDVNDHNKRPQQPKDHAILRECLQLAEQGEIRITIQR from the exons ATGGCAGGGTTCTGGTGGCTGTTCGTGCTGATTGTCGTGTCCACTTACACCGCCAACCTCACGGCTTTCCTCACCGTCAAACGCCTCAAGCACCCCGTCACGTCTCTGGACGACCTCGCCTCGCAAACCAAGGTCAAGTACGGCATTGTCAACCACGGGTCGCTGTACGATTTCTTCAAGAGCCAGATAG GGACGAGTTCAACCTACGAGAGACTGTGGCATGGCATGACAGCTAAACCAGACGACAGCTTCGTCAGCACATTAGAGGAGGGGATGAAGCGAGCCAAGAAAGGCGGATATGCCTTCATCGTGGATGGGACGTATTTCGTTTATGAG GCCATGAAAGATCCTGATTGTGCGCTGACAATGGTTGGTGCACCGTTTTTATTTGGGGGCTACGGAATAGCGACAAGAAATGGCAGCCATTGGGCAAAGAAACTATCAGTAGG AATTCTACAATTACGGGAGATGGGGAGGATTAACGCACTGAAAGACCGCTGGTGGCCGGCTGCTGGGTGCTCGCTGGACGGTTCCGAGAGCAGCATGGAAGCCAGTGGGCTAACCCTGCAGGACTTTCAG GGTGTTTTCTACCTTCTGTTCTCTGGCTTGGTGATTGGACTGATGGTAGCCGTTGCTGAAATCTCCTGGCACAGAAACCATCGCATCAAAAAG AGCCCAGACGTGAATGATCACAACAAACGGCCTCAACAGCCCAAGGATCACGCTATTCTCAGGGAGTGTCTTCAACTGGCGGAACAAGGAGAAATTCGTATCACTATTCAGAGATAA
- the LOC118430038 gene encoding glutamate receptor ionotropic, delta-1-like, which yields MEESGNILRVAVFERHPFVVKASSPIGNEWVGFCISLLEELSKIMNFNYELYETPDGISGNELPDGTWSGVIGELTSGKADLAVSALSITSLREKAVDFTKPFMEYGNVLVMRKPSEQDRDLLAFVHPFQWKVWLCIAVSMFTVGILLFLTSRLRLKMNAGDRHADNDRAFNLRNSLWFVYWSMMRKGELSFFVDSKFELLVLYRTLFFK from the exons ATGGAGGAATCTGGTAACATCCTACGCGTGGCTGTTTTCGAG AGACATCCATTTGTGGTAAAAGCATCTAGCCCTATAGGAAATGAGTGGGTTGGATTCTGCATCAGTCTTTTGGAAGAGTTGTCCAAGATTATGAACTTCAACTACGAACTGTACGAAACTCCGGATGGGATTTCCGGAAACGAATTGCCTGACGGGACCTGGTCAGGGGTCATTGGTGAACTAACTTCCGGG AAGGCTGACCTGGCCGTCTCGGCATTGTCCATTACGTCACTGCGGGAGAAAGCAGTGGACTTCACCAAACCGTTCATGGAGTACGGCAATGTACTGGTAATGCGCAAACCATCGGAACAGGATAGGGACTTGCTCGCCTTTGTGCACCCTTTCCAGTGGAAG GTGTGGCTGTGTATCGCAGTCAGCATGTTCACGGTGGGGATCCTGCTGTTCCTGACCAGCAGACTCAGGCTGAAGATGAACGCCGGGGACAGACATGCCGACAACGACAGGGCCTTCAACCTCAGGAACAGCCTCTGGTTCGTCTACTGGTCCATGATGCGGAAAGGTGAGCTCTCATTTTTTGTTGACAGCAAATTTGAGCTTCTGGTGCTTTATAGGACActcttcttcaaataa
- the LOC118430739 gene encoding glutamate receptor ionotropic, kainate 2-like isoform X1, whose amino-acid sequence MAGFWWLFVLIVVSTYTANLTAFLTVKRLKHPVTSLDDLASQTKVKYGIVNHGSLYDFFKSQIGTSSTYERLWHGMTAKPDDSFVSTLEEGMKRAKKGGYAFIVDGTYFVYEAMKDPDCALTMVGAPFLFGGYGIATRNGSHWAKKLSVGILQLREMGRINALKDRWWPAAGCSLDGSESSMEASGLTLQDFQGVFYLLFSGLVIGLMVAVAEISWHRNHRIKKVSSDPESLKSPDVNDHNKRPQQPKDHAILRECLQLAEQGEIRITIQR is encoded by the exons ATGGCAGGGTTCTGGTGGCTGTTCGTGCTGATTGTCGTGTCCACTTACACCGCCAACCTCACGGCTTTCCTCACCGTCAAACGCCTCAAGCACCCCGTCACGTCTCTGGACGACCTCGCCTCGCAAACCAAGGTCAAGTACGGCATTGTCAACCACGGGTCGCTGTACGATTTCTTCAAGAGCCAGATAG GGACGAGTTCAACCTACGAGAGACTGTGGCATGGCATGACAGCTAAACCAGACGACAGCTTCGTCAGCACATTAGAGGAGGGGATGAAGCGAGCCAAGAAAGGCGGATATGCCTTCATCGTGGATGGGACGTATTTCGTTTATGAG GCCATGAAAGATCCTGATTGTGCGCTGACAATGGTTGGTGCACCGTTTTTATTTGGGGGCTACGGAATAGCGACAAGAAATGGCAGCCATTGGGCAAAGAAACTATCAGTAGG AATTCTACAATTACGGGAGATGGGGAGGATTAACGCACTGAAAGACCGCTGGTGGCCGGCTGCTGGGTGCTCGCTGGACGGTTCCGAGAGCAGCATGGAAGCCAGTGGGCTAACCCTGCAGGACTTTCAG GGTGTTTTCTACCTTCTGTTCTCTGGCTTGGTGATTGGACTGATGGTAGCCGTTGCTGAAATCTCCTGGCACAGAAACCATCGCATCAAAAAGGTTAGCAGCGACCCTGAAAGCCTTAAG AGCCCAGACGTGAATGATCACAACAAACGGCCTCAACAGCCCAAGGATCACGCTATTCTCAGGGAGTGTCTTCAACTGGCGGAACAAGGAGAAATTCGTATCACTATTCAGAGATAA